A single Capra hircus breed San Clemente chromosome 13, ASM170441v1, whole genome shotgun sequence DNA region contains:
- the DEFB121 gene encoding beta-defensin 121: protein MKFLLILTVTLLLAQVTPAMKCWNNLGRCRETCEQNEVFHIMCKNEGMCCISPKHLPARN from the exons ATGAAGTTCCTTCTGATTTTGACCGTTACCCTGCTCCTGGCCCAGGTCACCCCAG cCATGAAGTGTTGGAATAATTTGGGAAGATGCAGAGAAACGTGTGAACAGAATGAAGTGTTCCATATAATGTGCAAGAATGAGGGTATGTGCTGTATATCTCccaagcatctgcctgccagaaACTGA